A part of Arachis hypogaea cultivar Tifrunner chromosome 12, arahy.Tifrunner.gnm2.J5K5, whole genome shotgun sequence genomic DNA contains:
- the LOC112728543 gene encoding uncharacterized protein: protein MTQSMSHAQQSPKTLESRHSIDSCLFQLRTWKPFTNKRPCLSDRKTPSVSIDLSKLSLLDDDSTTKPFKSSSAAATTNFRLIARKRRRRGSRSVSGRSSDRSGTRRCCSVGASAAHGTCSDFPVAMGTDSSGELFGNVGDGSWASDVSEARRERDREGGGGGGGGGGNGGGSGEKESGVGFGGVGGCSDGNGNESGYGSEPGYRGDAEFGYGDEFDEEEDDPRFRLLFWGEQIRAVDSKMEMVGENSLLDQKSHHRCRRRKHDCRMVDALR from the exons ATGACTCAGTCAATGTCCCATGCCCAACAATCTCCAAAGACCCTCGAATCTCGCCACTCCATTGATTCCTGCCTCTTCCAGCTCCGTACATGGAAGCCCTTCACCAACAAGCGCCCTTGTCTCTCCGATCGCAAAACCCCTTCCGTTTCGATCGACCTTTCCAAGCTTTCTCTTCTCGACGATGATTCCACCACTAAACCCTTCAAATCGTCTTCCGCCGCCGCCACCACCAACTTCCGCCTTATAGCCCGCAAGCGCCGCCGCCGAGGATCCCGCTCTGTTTCCGGCCGGAGTAGTGACCGCAGTGgcacgcgccgatgctgctcTGTTGGGGCCTCGGCGGCTCATGGGACTTGCTCTGATTTTCCGGTGGCGATGGGGACGGACTCCAGCGGGGAGCTCTTTGGGAACGTTGGAGATGGGAGTTGGGCCTCCGATGTGAGTGAGGCGAGGAGGGAGAGGGATAGAGAGggtggtggtggcggcggtgGAGGTGGTGGTAATGGTGGCGGTAGTGGGGAGAAGGAGAGTGGTGTTGGGTTTGGTGGGGTGGGTGGGTGTTCTGATGGGAATGGGAACGAGTCCGGGTATGGTAGTGAACCTGGGTATCGTGGTGATGCTGAGTTTGGTTATGGGGATGAGTTTGATGAGGAAGAAGATGATCCCAGATTCAGATTGTTGTTCTGGGGTGAGCAAATCCGAG CTGTAGATTCCAAAATGGAGATGGTTGGAGAGAACTCCTTGTTAGACCAAAAATCCCATCATAGATGCCGACGCCGGAAGCATGATTGTAGAATGGTTGA